The DNA sequence TTAAGTCTTGCTTCTACTGCTCCAGTTGCCTTGGCCCAAGCTGCTCTAGCAGTTCACACAACGAAACTCACAGGCCGATTGGCGGCCAAAGAGTTTCTTCGAGGAAGTCAATCACAACAGGTCCAGCCAAGTTCCATTTTAAGATGGGTTATAAGAAAAGATCCCGAAGTTAAAAATTGGCTAAGTAACTGGCCACTAATGACTAAAAATGAACTATTTGCGATGAAAAGTCTGCTCCCGTGAACGTGATAGTAAGTCCAATAGCATTACTAGGCACAAGTGCTGATCCCCCAACTTATGGTCATCAAGCTCTTTTAAAAGGATTAAGCAATCTTTTTCCTAAAGTAGTTACATGGGCAAGTGATAACCCAATGAAAAACCATTGTGCATCTCTTACCCAACGACATGAACTCCTCAAAACTCTAGTCAAAGATCTCGCTATACCTCATCTAGAAATCAAACAAGAGTTAAGTCACAGCCAAACAATCAAATCCATAGACATAGCTATCCAATGCTGGCCTGGGTCTGAGTTAGTATTAATT is a window from the Prochlorococcus marinus str. MIT 9211 genome containing:
- a CDS encoding nicotinate-nucleotide adenylyltransferase: MNVIVSPIALLGTSADPPTYGHQALLKGLSNLFPKVVTWASDNPMKNHCASLTQRHELLKTLVKDLAIPHLEIKQELSHSQTIKSIDIAIQCWPGSELVLIIGSDLTEQVPNWVQSKDLLSKARLGIAPREGWPVTKRGLKVLKSIGAKVDVLPLTLPATSSSRVRTKPEPSQIPKSILPLLKEANLYGLSINGQ